In Paenibacillus durus, the DNA window CGAATCCTCCGGCAGTTTCACAAACACATAACCGGCAAACAGCGTTAAAATCCCGGCTGCAAGCCAGTGTACGGTCCGCCAATCGAACATCTGTCCGATCCACCCGCCGGCAACACGGCCAACGAGCACACCTAGAAAGACGCCGGTCAGCAGTCTGCCAGTGACGGTCCCCTTTTTCTCCGAATCCATGTTGGAAGAAACGTACGGAATAATGAGCTGCGCCGCAACCGTGCTGAGCCCAAGACCCAAAGCGGCAACGAGCAGAAGGCTAAACGAAGGCGCGATTGTCATAACAACAAGCCAAAAAGCCGATAAAAGCAGGCTCGCAACAATCAGCTTGCGTCTGTCAAACCGGTCTCCAAGCGGAACGATAAATAATAAGCCAAGCGTGTAGCCCACCTGCATCATCGTAAACAGTAAACCGGATGCATTTTGAGGCACATGATAGCTGCTCGCGATATCCGACAGCAGAACCTGATCATAATACAGATTGGCAACGGCCAGCGCGCACACTACGGTAAGCAGCCATTGCAGAGTAACGGGGAAAACTTTAAGCTTAGTAACGGATTCCATGACGGATCATCCTCTCTTCTTAATACGATACAGTGTATAATCATCGCTGTAAGGCATGAAGAGACGCATGATCCTAGGACTTAGAATCCTATGCAAGAGAAAGGGGCTGGCTTTGCCGTCGTGACTCAAGACAAGCATCTGGAACTGGGACTTTTTTTAAGAAAAAAACGCGCTTCGCTTACACCGGAGGAGGTTGGTCTGCCCCCTGGAAGCAGGCGGCGGGTAGAGGGACTACGCCGGGAGGAAGTTGCGGAATTGGCCGGTTTAAGCAGCGATTGGTATGTTCGTTTGGAGCAGGGCAGGCCTGTGCGCCCTTCAGCCGAGGTATTGCTTGCATTAAGCAATGCGCTTCAGCTCAATCGAAAGGAACGGGAATATTTGTATACACTGGGGGCGCAGCGGCTGCCTGATGAAACGCCAGATTCATTTAAGGTCAGTCCCGGGATGCAGCAGTTTCTGGATTTGCAGAACCCTTATCCCGCTTATATTTCCGACCACGAATGGAATATTATGGCCTGGAATCGGGCTGCCCGGTCGGTATTCGGAGATTACTCCGCAATGTCCAAGCTGCAGCGCAATTCAATCTGGCGCGCGTTCATGGACCCGTATATGCAAATGCTGCTGGACAACTGGGAAGGACATTCCAAACTGCGCGTGAGTCAATTGAGGATGGCTCATAGCCAGCTGCCTGAGAATCCGGAACGGACGGAATTAATTCATCAACTGCGCACGCACAGCGAAAAATTTGCAAATTGGTGGAATGAACAGACGATTGCGGGAACGCCGGAGGGCAAAAAACTGATCCACCATCCCCTCGCCGGCGATATTCGCCTAAATTATCTTTCTTTTCAATCCGAGGAACTGCCGAATGCGACGATTACCATTCATCTGGCAAGCGATACGGAATCGAAACAGCGGCTGGAGCGGCTGCAGGAACAAAGCAAATCATGACCGTTCAAGCCCTGCAAGAAGAGGACAAGAATTCCCTAGACAT includes these proteins:
- a CDS encoding helix-turn-helix transcriptional regulator, which translates into the protein MQEKGAGFAVVTQDKHLELGLFLRKKRASLTPEEVGLPPGSRRRVEGLRREEVAELAGLSSDWYVRLEQGRPVRPSAEVLLALSNALQLNRKEREYLYTLGAQRLPDETPDSFKVSPGMQQFLDLQNPYPAYISDHEWNIMAWNRAARSVFGDYSAMSKLQRNSIWRAFMDPYMQMLLDNWEGHSKLRVSQLRMAHSQLPENPERTELIHQLRTHSEKFANWWNEQTIAGTPEGKKLIHHPLAGDIRLNYLSFQSEELPNATITIHLASDTESKQRLERLQEQSKS